Proteins found in one Lysinibacillus fusiformis genomic segment:
- a CDS encoding DUF1002 domain-containing protein — MKKTWIKILTATMLVFGVMAPATGFASDNTPPKAIDEKLGVPIVVYGANLSEAEKESVKKSLKVSEKPEIEEITVSGEDLVKYIKDSNSSSRMYSSAKITRRDAGEGLVIQIVTPSNITQVTSEMYANAMLTAGIQDASVQVAAPKAVTGHSALVGIYKAYEVTTGETLDIDRTDVANEELSVATSIAESAGVDDAKVAELLTEIKKQIAELKPATREDVEKIVQEQLSKLEINLSEKDRQLLVDLMDKISKLDIDFSKWSDQLNDISNTIQEKFGSLMEDKGFWESVKGFFANLKDTISSWFN, encoded by the coding sequence TTGAAAAAAACATGGATTAAAATACTAACTGCTACAATGTTGGTATTTGGAGTGATGGCACCAGCAACAGGATTTGCATCTGATAATACGCCTCCGAAAGCAATTGATGAAAAATTAGGCGTACCGATCGTCGTGTATGGCGCAAATTTATCTGAGGCTGAAAAAGAATCTGTCAAAAAATCATTAAAAGTAAGTGAAAAACCTGAAATCGAAGAAATTACTGTGTCTGGTGAGGATCTAGTAAAATACATTAAAGATAGTAATTCAAGCTCCCGTATGTACTCTTCTGCAAAAATTACACGCAGAGATGCAGGAGAAGGCCTAGTAATACAAATTGTCACACCATCTAATATTACGCAGGTAACTTCAGAGATGTACGCCAATGCGATGTTAACAGCAGGAATTCAGGATGCATCCGTACAGGTAGCTGCCCCGAAAGCCGTTACAGGGCATTCAGCGTTAGTAGGTATTTACAAGGCATATGAGGTCACTACAGGTGAAACACTGGATATTGATCGTACAGATGTAGCAAACGAAGAATTATCAGTAGCAACATCCATTGCAGAATCTGCAGGAGTAGACGATGCAAAAGTAGCGGAATTACTGACAGAAATTAAAAAACAAATTGCAGAATTAAAGCCAGCAACACGTGAAGATGTTGAAAAAATTGTACAAGAGCAATTAAGTAAGCTTGAAATTAATTTAAGTGAAAAGGACCGTCAATTGCTAGTAGATTTAATGGATAAAATAAGTAAGTTGGACATTGATTTTAGTAAATGGTCTGATCAATTAAATGATATCAGTAACACGATCCAAGAAAAATTTGGCTCACTTATGGAAGATAAAGGTTTCTGGGAGAGTGTGAAAGGTTTCTTTGCTAATTTAAAAGATACTATTTCTTCATGGTTTAACTAA
- a CDS encoding CvfB family protein: MNALKSGEVVTLTVLEQQASKWILTNGVEELPLNASEVTEPLTVGDRLEVFLFADRRGDLAATTAIPAFTQGEYGWARVLKVVEREGAFVDIGTSREVLVKAEDLPALKEVWPEPGDHLFMTLRTDRNGDLFGRLATEEKISELYEGAFEDMHNKNIQARPYRLLPIGTFLLGVEVPYRIFVHESERSVEPRLGQDVVVRIIDVKDDGSMNGSLLPRKHERLSNDAQQILNYIQDVGGKMPFGDKSSPEEVQEMFNMSKGAFKRALGTLMKAGKVKQQDGWTEEV, from the coding sequence ATGAACGCATTAAAATCAGGTGAAGTCGTTACATTAACGGTATTAGAGCAACAAGCATCGAAATGGATTTTAACAAATGGAGTTGAAGAACTACCTTTAAATGCTTCAGAGGTAACAGAGCCACTAACAGTAGGTGACCGCCTTGAAGTATTTTTATTTGCAGACCGTCGTGGTGATTTAGCTGCAACAACAGCTATTCCAGCTTTTACACAAGGTGAATACGGCTGGGCACGCGTCTTGAAAGTAGTGGAACGTGAAGGTGCCTTTGTGGATATTGGTACATCTCGTGAAGTATTAGTAAAGGCAGAGGATTTACCTGCATTAAAAGAGGTGTGGCCAGAACCAGGCGATCATTTATTTATGACATTACGCACAGATCGTAACGGTGATTTATTTGGTCGCTTAGCAACAGAGGAAAAAATTTCGGAGCTATATGAAGGTGCATTTGAAGATATGCACAATAAAAACATCCAAGCACGTCCATATCGTTTGTTACCGATTGGCACATTTTTACTAGGTGTAGAAGTTCCTTACCGTATTTTCGTGCATGAATCTGAGCGAAGTGTAGAGCCTCGATTAGGACAAGATGTAGTTGTTCGTATTATCGATGTAAAAGACGATGGTTCGATGAATGGCTCTCTTTTACCAAGAAAACATGAGCGTCTTTCAAATGATGCGCAACAAATATTGAATTATATACAGGATGTGGGTGGTAAAATGCCATTTGGTGATAAATCATCTCCTGAAGAGGTTCAAGAAATGTTTAATATGAGTAAAGGGGCATTTAAACGTGCCTTAGGAACATTAATGAAAGCTGGTAAAGTGAAACAACAGGATGGTTGGACTGAAGAAGTTTAG
- the mntR gene encoding transcriptional regulator MntR yields the protein MPTPSMEDHIEQIYLLIANKGYARVSDIAEALSVLPSSVTKMVQKLDKDGYLVYEKYRGLTLTPKGEKLGKRLVQRHELLEQFLRMIGVDEERIYDDVEGIEHHLSWNSIDRIADLVQVMEENPDIVKKLEASKTQHNL from the coding sequence ATGCCAACACCTAGTATGGAGGACCATATCGAACAGATATATTTATTAATTGCCAACAAAGGATATGCGCGAGTGTCTGACATTGCTGAAGCATTATCTGTTCTTCCTTCTTCTGTTACAAAAATGGTTCAAAAATTAGATAAAGATGGTTATTTAGTTTATGAAAAATACCGTGGACTGACATTGACGCCTAAGGGCGAGAAGCTCGGAAAGCGTCTTGTGCAGCGTCATGAATTGCTCGAGCAGTTTTTACGAATGATTGGTGTGGATGAAGAACGTATTTATGATGATGTGGAGGGAATTGAACATCATTTAAGTTGGAATTCAATCGATCGTATTGCAGATCTTGTGCAAGTAATGGAAGAAAATCCAGACATCGTGAAAAAATTAGAGGCATCTAAGACACAGCACAATCTTTAA
- a CDS encoding late competence development ComFB family protein has protein sequence MSDPILVNVTEEIVRGLVSFLLRGPEYQTFCKCEICEFDTVALTLNALPSKYVTSMEARDEAFKEMNTPGNIERINKEIIHALHVVNKYPRHKVEPTS, from the coding sequence ATGTCAGATCCTATTTTAGTAAATGTTACAGAAGAAATTGTGCGTGGTTTAGTAAGCTTTTTACTACGAGGACCAGAATATCAAACATTTTGTAAATGCGAAATCTGTGAATTCGACACGGTGGCACTTACACTAAATGCATTGCCAAGTAAGTATGTTACATCTATGGAAGCTAGAGATGAGGCATTTAAAGAAATGAATACTCCTGGAAACATTGAGCGCATTAACAAAGAGATTATTCATGCGTTACATGTGGTAAATAAGTATCCTCGACACAAAGTAGAGCCTACTTCTTAA
- a CDS encoding heavy metal translocating P-type ATPase: MAATPIKQEYRLQNLSCASCAAKFEKNVKSIPEVQDAQVNFGASKITVIGAISVDQIEEAGAFDGIKVTKSAAKALENTTPFYRKKENVLAGISLLFVILGYLFAGMRGESNPLPIAMFIIAILVGGVGIFKIGFRNLARFEFDMKTLMTIAIIGAAIIGEWEEAAVVVFLFAVSEALEAYSMDKARQSIRQLMDIAPPTALIKRAHGEHFHELELPTEDIEIGDILIVKPGQKIAMDGIVISGLSAVNQAAITGESIPVNKTVNDEVFAGTLNEEGALEVRVTKRVEDTTIAKIIHLVEEAQAEKAPSQQFVDRFAKYYTPAIMIIAFLVAVIPPLLVGDWQHWIYQGLAVLVVGCPCALVVSTPVAIVTAIGNAARQGVLIKGGVHLEQLGHIEAVAFDKTGTLTKGQPAVTDIVTAENWSEDYVLQLVSAVEKQSQHPLAKAILNRLHDKNLPELLPTDFQSVTGKGAYATVDNQIINVGSMKWATTLTSVDKNIESQVKNLQEQGKTVVAAVSNNQLIGLIAIADQLRHESKDVLKKLHALKVKHMVMLTGDAEPTAQAIATSLKMTDVRAGLLPEEKLMAIKDLRAQFGAVAMVGDGVNDAPALATANVGIAMGGAGTDAALETADIALMGDDLTKLPYTIGLSRKTLRIIKENIIFALVLKLIALLLVIPGWLTLWIAIFADMGATLLVVFNSLRLIRAKK, from the coding sequence ATGGCAGCGACGCCAATTAAACAAGAATACAGACTACAAAATTTATCCTGTGCTAGTTGTGCTGCAAAGTTTGAGAAAAATGTGAAGTCTATCCCAGAAGTACAGGATGCACAAGTCAATTTTGGTGCTTCTAAAATTACAGTAATCGGTGCTATTAGTGTAGACCAAATTGAAGAAGCAGGTGCCTTTGATGGCATTAAGGTTACGAAATCAGCAGCAAAAGCACTTGAAAATACTACACCCTTTTACCGTAAAAAGGAAAATGTTCTAGCAGGAATATCATTGCTTTTTGTCATTCTAGGCTATCTATTTGCTGGTATGCGTGGGGAATCGAACCCGCTACCGATTGCCATGTTCATTATAGCTATCCTTGTGGGTGGAGTAGGTATTTTTAAAATCGGCTTCCGAAACCTGGCTCGTTTTGAATTTGATATGAAGACGCTTATGACAATCGCCATTATAGGAGCTGCTATTATCGGTGAATGGGAAGAAGCGGCAGTGGTCGTATTTTTATTTGCTGTAAGTGAGGCACTTGAAGCGTATTCAATGGATAAAGCACGTCAATCTATTCGTCAATTAATGGATATAGCACCGCCAACAGCGCTTATCAAAAGAGCCCACGGTGAACACTTCCATGAGCTTGAGCTACCTACTGAAGACATTGAAATAGGAGATATTTTGATTGTAAAGCCTGGGCAAAAGATTGCGATGGATGGCATAGTCATTAGTGGATTGTCTGCGGTTAATCAGGCAGCTATTACAGGTGAGTCGATTCCCGTTAATAAAACTGTAAATGATGAAGTATTTGCTGGGACGTTAAACGAAGAGGGTGCTCTTGAGGTACGTGTGACAAAGCGAGTAGAAGATACTACCATTGCTAAAATAATTCATCTAGTGGAAGAGGCACAAGCAGAAAAAGCACCTTCTCAGCAATTTGTAGATCGCTTTGCAAAATATTACACACCAGCCATTATGATTATTGCTTTTTTAGTAGCTGTTATTCCACCTTTACTAGTAGGCGATTGGCAGCATTGGATTTACCAAGGTCTAGCTGTTTTAGTGGTAGGATGTCCTTGTGCGCTTGTTGTCTCTACACCAGTTGCCATTGTTACAGCCATTGGTAATGCGGCAAGGCAGGGTGTACTGATTAAAGGTGGTGTACATTTAGAGCAGTTAGGACACATTGAAGCTGTTGCCTTTGATAAAACAGGTACATTAACGAAAGGGCAGCCTGCAGTAACAGATATCGTAACAGCTGAGAATTGGTCAGAAGACTATGTGTTGCAACTAGTGTCAGCGGTAGAAAAACAGTCACAGCACCCTTTAGCCAAAGCTATTTTAAATAGACTGCACGATAAAAACTTACCTGAGTTATTGCCAACAGATTTCCAGTCAGTAACAGGCAAAGGTGCCTATGCTACCGTTGATAATCAGATTATTAATGTAGGTAGCATGAAATGGGCTACTACATTAACTTCTGTAGATAAAAATATAGAAAGTCAGGTTAAGAATCTACAAGAACAGGGTAAAACAGTAGTAGCAGCTGTTTCGAATAATCAACTTATTGGACTGATTGCAATTGCTGATCAATTACGTCATGAAAGCAAGGACGTATTGAAAAAATTACATGCCTTAAAAGTAAAACATATGGTGATGTTAACAGGGGATGCAGAGCCTACTGCGCAAGCTATTGCTACTTCATTAAAGATGACAGATGTGCGCGCTGGTTTATTACCAGAAGAAAAATTAATGGCGATTAAGGATTTACGTGCACAATTTGGTGCTGTAGCGATGGTTGGAGATGGTGTAAACGATGCACCAGCATTAGCCACTGCTAACGTAGGAATTGCCATGGGTGGAGCAGGAACAGATGCAGCTCTTGAGACGGCAGATATTGCCTTAATGGGTGATGATTTAACAAAGCTTCCTTACACTATTGGCTTGAGCAGAAAAACATTACGTATCATTAAAGAGAATATTATATTTGCCCTAGTCTTAAAGTTAATTGCATTGCTGCTTGTCATACCAGGATGGTTAACATTATGGATAGCAATTTTTGCGGATATGGGTGCAACACTATTAGTTGTGTTTAATTCATTAAGACTAATTAGAGCAAAAAAGTAG
- a CDS encoding ArsR/SmtB family transcription factor: MPKEICEVTHVHEEAVTKVQQQMPDLSGVAKFLKALSDETRLKIAYALTVEDELCVCDVATIIGSSVATASHHLRYLKDNNLAISHRKGKQMYYSLADEHVYQIVTIAYEHAKEGIANGSDAN; encoded by the coding sequence ATGCCAAAAGAAATATGTGAGGTGACGCATGTACATGAAGAAGCGGTCACAAAGGTGCAACAACAAATGCCCGATTTATCAGGTGTAGCCAAATTTTTAAAGGCGTTATCCGATGAAACTAGACTTAAAATTGCCTATGCTTTAACGGTGGAAGATGAACTATGTGTTTGTGATGTTGCGACTATTATTGGTTCTTCAGTTGCTACAGCATCACATCATTTACGATATTTAAAAGATAATAATTTAGCGATATCACACCGTAAAGGTAAGCAAATGTATTACTCTTTAGCGGATGAGCATGTATATCAAATTGTAACAATTGCCTACGAACATGCGAAAGAGGGGATTGCGAATGGCAGCGACGCCAATTAA
- a CDS encoding penicillin acylase family protein encodes MGMRKFKWKKWLIVIAGVIAALAIVAFIGFTWFMNKSKPVIDGELAVTILDQDVTVTRDEKGVPHILAKTDADLYRAQGYVQAQDRLFQMDLARRQASGRLSEIIGEATINTDKHFRTFSLRDAAEKSLAAYDEESKQVLEWYAEGVNAFIAQAKENNTLSYEFALLGYEPEEWTVVDSLTIGKYMAYDLGGNWNTLAFRHWALQNFNEEKAKELFIKYPENASSIIEANIQNPVAVAGQFSAEMLPNEFNGSNNWVVSGDKTKSGMPILADDPHLGLSTPSIWYQMHLQSPQQNVSGVIFAGIPGIILGHNDEIAWGVTNVGPDVQDLYIEIPNPDNPTQFRYDGQWEQAEVRDESIKVKDGETVDFEVVVTRHGPIMTDLAFKDTEPTAQFSMQWTALQPTAELRAVLGFNKAKTWDDFEKALEDFKAPAQNFVFASKDGTIAYKANGQIPIRKQGEGQLPVPGDSSDYGWEGFIPWDELPTLVNPKEGFIATANNQVIGEDYPYHITDFWAQPYRFERIKEVLEANDAITVEDMMALQMDQHNLYAREFLSDLLTSIKEKDQDGKYAEIIAMLENWDMVDAKESGAPLVFHTLMIKLQEVLFKDQMPEDMYGIMYGKFNITDQLLRTAYAGEKSIWIEEQGGIDETVYKAFELTIAQLEDQFGKNASKWQWGDYHQLTFDHTLGSASPILAAYFNAKKVPIGGSKVTVQAADNDLAGNVDHGASWRFVVDVGDLSSAYHIVGPGQSGHVKSDWYQDQVLDWANGDYHQTFIKQEEIKGKTLQLKAK; translated from the coding sequence ATGGGAATGAGAAAGTTTAAATGGAAAAAGTGGCTCATTGTCATTGCTGGTGTAATAGCTGCTTTGGCTATCGTGGCTTTTATTGGGTTTACATGGTTTATGAATAAATCCAAGCCAGTGATTGATGGTGAGTTGGCTGTTACGATTCTGGATCAGGATGTGACAGTGACGAGAGATGAAAAAGGGGTTCCGCATATTTTGGCCAAGACAGATGCCGATTTGTATCGTGCGCAAGGTTATGTCCAAGCGCAGGATAGACTTTTTCAAATGGACTTGGCGCGAAGACAGGCAAGTGGTCGATTATCTGAAATTATTGGAGAAGCAACCATTAATACAGACAAACACTTCCGTACATTTAGCTTACGAGATGCGGCGGAGAAATCATTAGCTGCCTATGATGAAGAAAGTAAGCAAGTACTTGAATGGTATGCTGAAGGGGTAAATGCTTTTATTGCACAGGCAAAGGAAAACAATACACTAAGTTACGAATTCGCTTTGTTAGGCTATGAGCCAGAGGAGTGGACAGTTGTTGATTCCTTAACAATTGGTAAATATATGGCCTATGATTTGGGTGGAAATTGGAATACATTAGCTTTTCGTCATTGGGCATTACAAAACTTTAATGAAGAAAAGGCAAAAGAATTATTTATTAAATATCCAGAAAACGCTTCGTCGATAATCGAGGCCAATATCCAAAATCCTGTTGCTGTGGCTGGGCAATTCAGTGCGGAAATGCTACCAAACGAATTTAACGGAAGTAATAACTGGGTTGTTTCTGGTGATAAAACGAAATCAGGAATGCCTATTTTGGCAGATGATCCACATTTAGGGTTAAGTACCCCTTCTATTTGGTATCAAATGCATCTGCAATCACCACAACAAAACGTTAGTGGTGTTATCTTTGCAGGGATTCCAGGTATTATTTTAGGCCATAATGATGAAATTGCTTGGGGTGTAACAAATGTGGGTCCGGATGTACAGGATTTATATATTGAAATACCCAATCCGGATAATCCAACACAATTCCGATACGATGGTCAGTGGGAGCAAGCAGAGGTGCGGGATGAGTCGATTAAAGTGAAAGATGGGGAAACAGTAGATTTTGAAGTCGTTGTTACACGTCATGGCCCTATAATGACAGATTTGGCTTTCAAAGATACGGAGCCAACAGCACAATTTTCGATGCAATGGACAGCACTACAACCTACAGCTGAACTGAGAGCAGTGCTTGGTTTTAATAAGGCAAAAACTTGGGATGACTTTGAAAAAGCATTAGAAGACTTTAAGGCACCAGCACAAAATTTTGTTTTTGCATCAAAGGACGGTACGATTGCCTATAAAGCCAATGGTCAAATACCAATTCGTAAGCAAGGTGAAGGTCAATTACCAGTTCCAGGCGATTCGAGTGACTATGGCTGGGAGGGCTTTATCCCATGGGATGAATTACCGACTCTAGTAAATCCAAAAGAAGGTTTTATTGCCACGGCGAATAACCAAGTAATAGGAGAGGACTATCCTTATCACATAACCGATTTCTGGGCACAACCTTATCGTTTCGAGAGAATTAAAGAAGTGCTAGAGGCAAATGATGCGATTACAGTAGAAGATATGATGGCTTTGCAAATGGATCAGCACAATCTTTATGCAAGAGAATTTCTGTCTGATTTATTAACGTCGATAAAAGAGAAAGATCAGGATGGGAAGTACGCCGAGATTATTGCCATGCTAGAGAATTGGGATATGGTGGACGCAAAGGAATCAGGTGCACCACTTGTGTTCCATACATTAATGATTAAGTTACAGGAGGTTTTGTTTAAAGATCAAATGCCTGAAGATATGTATGGCATTATGTATGGGAAGTTTAATATTACAGACCAGCTCTTACGTACGGCATATGCTGGAGAGAAAAGTATTTGGATTGAGGAGCAGGGGGGCATTGATGAAACAGTATACAAGGCATTTGAACTAACAATTGCACAATTAGAAGATCAATTCGGTAAAAATGCCTCAAAATGGCAATGGGGTGATTACCATCAGCTTACTTTTGATCATACATTAGGAAGTGCATCACCTATTCTTGCAGCCTATTTTAACGCTAAAAAGGTTCCAATTGGTGGATCGAAAGTTACCGTACAAGCAGCAGATAATGATTTAGCTGGTAATGTAGATCACGGTGCATCTTGGCGTTTTGTGGTGGATGTAGGTGATTTAAGCTCAGCCTATCATATTGTTGGTCCTGGTCAAAGTGGGCACGTAAAGTCTGATTGGTATCAAGATCAGGTACTGGATTGGGCAAATGGTGATTACCATCAAACATTTATCAAACAGGAAGAGATAAAAGGAAAAACATTACAATTAAAAGCGAAGTAA
- a CDS encoding exodeoxyribonuclease III: protein MKFISWNVNGIRACLGKGFLAFFHQIDADFFCIQETKCQAGQVELSLEGYEQYWNYAQKKGYSGTAIFTKHTPLSVKYGVGDEDSQDEGRIITLEYKNFYLVNVYTPNAQRDLARLPLRLQWEDRLASYLQELNSQKPVVYCGDLNVAHMEIDLKNAKSNIGNSGFTYEERAKFSALLESGFVDSFRYKHPEETDHYTWWSYMNKVRERNIGWRIDYFVVSNQLKDQIESATIHPHIMGSDHCPIELQLQG from the coding sequence ATGAAATTTATATCATGGAATGTCAATGGAATACGAGCATGCCTGGGTAAAGGTTTTTTAGCGTTCTTTCATCAAATAGATGCTGATTTCTTTTGTATCCAAGAAACAAAATGTCAAGCTGGACAAGTAGAGCTGTCCCTCGAAGGTTATGAGCAGTATTGGAATTATGCCCAGAAAAAGGGATATTCAGGAACGGCCATCTTCACTAAGCACACACCGTTGTCTGTTAAGTATGGAGTGGGCGATGAAGATTCTCAGGATGAAGGCAGAATCATAACACTGGAATATAAGAATTTCTATTTAGTGAATGTTTATACACCAAATGCACAGCGTGATTTAGCGAGATTACCACTACGTTTACAGTGGGAGGATCGTTTAGCTAGCTATCTACAAGAGCTAAATAGCCAGAAGCCTGTGGTTTATTGTGGTGATCTAAATGTTGCCCACATGGAAATTGATTTAAAAAATGCAAAATCGAATATTGGAAATTCAGGCTTTACATACGAAGAGCGAGCGAAATTCTCGGCGTTATTGGAAAGCGGATTTGTAGATTCTTTTAGATACAAGCATCCCGAGGAAACGGACCACTACACATGGTGGTCCTATATGAATAAAGTGCGTGAACGCAATATCGGGTGGCGTATTGATTACTTTGTTGTATCAAATCAATTGAAGGATCAAATTGAAAGCGCAACAATTCACCCACACATCATGGGCAGTGATCATTGTCCGATTGAATTGCAATTACAAGGCTAG
- the murB gene encoding UDP-N-acetylmuramate dehydrogenase: protein MTKEQWAVDLAKSINPANIKLDESLQQYTMTKLGGKADVFVLPETEEEAASVIRYAYINNIPLLMLGNGSNMVVRDGGHRGIVVTFSRLNEIRINGEHVYAQSGALIKDASKLSAQASLTGFEFACGIPGSIGGAMAMNAGAYGGEIKDIIVSSKVLTREGDILTLGKEELELGYRQSIIAKKGYYVLSSDFQLAVGVQEEIDAKIADLTFQRESKQPLEYPSAGSVFKRPPGHFAGKLIQDSGLQGKGVGDAEVSTKHAGFIVNKGNATASDYIETIQMVQRVVKEKFGIELETEVKIVGDDL, encoded by the coding sequence ATGACAAAAGAACAATGGGCGGTGGATTTAGCAAAAAGTATTAATCCTGCCAATATTAAGTTAGATGAATCATTACAACAATACACAATGACAAAATTAGGTGGCAAAGCAGATGTTTTTGTTCTTCCTGAAACAGAAGAAGAGGCAGCATCCGTTATTCGCTATGCATATATAAATAATATTCCTTTATTAATGTTAGGTAACGGCTCTAATATGGTTGTCCGAGATGGCGGTCATAGAGGAATCGTTGTAACATTTTCACGCTTAAATGAGATTCGGATTAATGGTGAGCATGTTTATGCACAAAGTGGTGCACTGATCAAAGATGCATCAAAACTATCAGCGCAAGCTTCTTTAACTGGTTTTGAATTTGCATGTGGTATTCCAGGGTCAATTGGTGGCGCAATGGCTATGAACGCAGGTGCTTATGGCGGCGAGATTAAAGATATTATTGTTTCATCAAAGGTGTTAACAAGAGAAGGAGACATTTTAACATTAGGTAAAGAAGAGCTTGAGCTTGGATACCGTCAAAGCATTATTGCCAAAAAAGGTTATTATGTGTTGTCCTCTGATTTTCAATTAGCAGTAGGCGTGCAGGAGGAAATTGATGCGAAGATTGCTGATTTAACCTTCCAACGCGAATCGAAACAGCCTTTAGAATATCCGTCTGCTGGAAGTGTTTTTAAACGCCCACCAGGTCATTTTGCTGGAAAACTTATTCAAGATAGTGGTTTACAAGGCAAAGGTGTTGGTGATGCAGAAGTCTCTACCAAGCATGCAGGATTTATTGTCAACAAAGGAAATGCTACAGCTTCAGACTATATTGAGACAATCCAAATGGTTCAACGTGTAGTGAAAGAAAAATTTGGCATTGAATTAGAGACGGAAGTCAAAATTGTTGGTGACGATCTATAA
- a CDS encoding winged helix-turn-helix transcriptional regulator, with amino-acid sequence MNETTLCPRLAKAMDLIGKRWTGLILYQLLDGPQRFNEIESALPVSGRLLSERLKELEKEGLVERKVYSEVPVRVEYSLTDKGRALEGAIRNIETWASSWL; translated from the coding sequence ATGAATGAGACAACTTTGTGTCCTCGTTTAGCTAAAGCAATGGATTTAATCGGAAAACGATGGACGGGGTTAATATTATATCAATTACTAGATGGACCACAGCGCTTTAATGAAATCGAATCTGCATTACCTGTCAGTGGACGTTTATTATCAGAACGTTTAAAGGAGCTTGAAAAAGAGGGGCTTGTTGAACGTAAAGTATATTCTGAAGTGCCAGTGCGTGTTGAGTATTCATTAACAGATAAAGGTCGAGCACTTGAAGGTGCTATCCGCAATATTGAAACATGGGCAAGTAGCTGGCTCTAA
- a CDS encoding YceI family protein has protein sequence MKKYTIDFSHSTIGFSVRHMMISRIHGTFESYSGEIVAANIEQMQDANISITIIVASVSTKNHDRDVHLVSPDFFDADVYPKIVFTSTYIDKLDDKNFAIHGDLTIKNITRPIVFTTVYTGKGVNPWAQEVFGFQAKAQINRRDFNLVYNTILESGGVLISDEIDVLVDLELNPL, from the coding sequence ATGAAAAAATATACTATTGATTTCAGTCATTCAACGATCGGCTTTTCTGTACGACATATGATGATTTCTCGTATTCACGGTACATTTGAATCGTACAGCGGTGAAATAGTTGCAGCCAATATCGAACAAATGCAGGATGCAAACATTTCGATTACCATTATAGTGGCTAGTGTCTCCACCAAGAATCATGATCGTGATGTCCACCTTGTGTCTCCTGACTTTTTTGATGCAGACGTCTATCCAAAAATAGTATTTACCTCTACATATATTGATAAACTAGATGATAAAAATTTTGCGATTCATGGTGATTTAACCATCAAAAACATAACAAGGCCTATCGTATTTACAACAGTATATACAGGAAAAGGTGTGAATCCATGGGCACAAGAAGTTTTTGGCTTCCAAGCCAAAGCACAAATTAATCGCCGTGATTTTAATTTAGTCTATAATACGATTTTAGAATCAGGTGGTGTATTAATTAGCGACGAAATAGACGTACTAGTAGATCTTGAATTAAATCCTCTTTAA
- a CDS encoding DUF2500 domain-containing protein — MFWFDNHFLFGSAFITIIFFIVFGSIAFIIVNGIITWSKNNRSPILTVPTKVVTKRTNIRGGSNNSGASTSYYVTFEELNGERHELKMNGYDYGQLVEGDFGILTYQGTRYHSFNRHKKESID; from the coding sequence TTGTTTTGGTTTGATAATCATTTTTTATTTGGTTCCGCTTTTATTACCATCATCTTCTTTATTGTTTTTGGCAGCATAGCCTTTATAATTGTGAACGGCATTATCACATGGTCTAAAAATAACCGTTCCCCAATTTTAACTGTACCCACTAAGGTTGTGACTAAGCGTACGAATATACGTGGGGGATCTAATAATTCTGGGGCATCTACGTCCTATTATGTTACGTTTGAAGAACTAAACGGAGAGCGGCATGAACTAAAGATGAATGGCTACGATTATGGTCAGCTTGTAGAAGGTGATTTTGGCATTTTAACCTATCAAGGTACACGGTATCATTCATTCAACAGACATAAAAAGGAGAGTATCGATTGA